The Candidatus Thorarchaeota archaeon genome includes a region encoding these proteins:
- a CDS encoding enoyl-CoA hydratase/isomerase family protein, translated as MSDEDVLYHTDEGVATITINRPKKLNALNSTVVFRMRELFEQAENDDEIRAVVLTGAGEKAFAAGADISEFQGRNSETVRELAENGQELCTYIESMSKPVIAAVNGFALGGGCEIAMACDIRYASENAKFGQPEINLGIIPGFGGTVRLPRLIGLGLSKEMIFTGDHIDAGHACSHGLVNMLFDSVTQVKEEAKAMAQKLAKKPGVAIDLAKRSLNRAWTDPLDKNLEFEKDAFCKTFDTKDQEEGVDAFLSKRKPEFQHE; from the coding sequence ACTGTACCATACTGACGAAGGTGTGGCGACAATTACAATCAACCGTCCTAAGAAACTGAATGCGCTTAATTCTACTGTTGTTTTTCGAATGCGCGAGTTATTCGAACAGGCAGAAAATGATGACGAAATTAGGGCTGTTGTGCTAACCGGAGCTGGCGAGAAAGCGTTTGCAGCCGGTGCGGATATTAGTGAATTCCAAGGTAGGAATTCCGAGACTGTTCGAGAGCTAGCGGAAAACGGTCAAGAACTTTGTACATATATCGAATCAATGAGCAAACCTGTCATTGCGGCAGTAAATGGGTTTGCTCTTGGCGGTGGCTGTGAAATCGCGATGGCTTGTGATATCCGATATGCTTCGGAGAACGCGAAGTTTGGTCAACCGGAGATCAATCTTGGGATTATTCCAGGATTTGGTGGCACTGTTCGATTACCTCGCCTTATCGGGCTTGGACTTTCTAAAGAGATGATTTTCACAGGAGACCACATTGATGCAGGTCATGCTTGCTCACATGGACTTGTGAATATGCTTTTCGATTCTGTCACTCAGGTCAAGGAGGAGGCAAAGGCCATGGCCCAAAAGCTAGCAAAGAAACCTGGTGTGGCAATTGACCTTGCGAAGCGGTCGCTGAACCGAGCATGGACAGACCCACTAGATAAAAATCTTGAATTCGAGAAGGATGCATTCTGCAAGACTTTCGACACCAAGGATCAAGAAGAAGGGGTAGACGCTTTTCTATCAAAGCGGAAACCAGAATTTCAGCACGAATAG
- a CDS encoding MBL fold metallo-hydrolase has product MAESKMNDKVVMTKIADHFYLIRGDNRSRFPEANCVLVDDEILTLIDAGASLNNIKQGLAVLDYAIEDLDRIVLSHFHIDHKGYANHIHEITNCEVICHKLADKGVQTFEGMVNYYGIDGHRFYEDWARFLKQRLPHVTREYNVTGHFTDDTPINCGETQIIPLHTPGHTIDHTCFGLGGYEKLMLVDIDLTGFGPWYGNEVSDVDEFRASIRRIRRIKPKMVVSGHLQKPISKNIEHKLKLYLNKIDERDNEILRLVSKGYDTVQKLANRPTIYPRIPRDLFLVFEEFMLQKHIESLKAKGLLSRSEEGTLRAESPQ; this is encoded by the coding sequence ATGGCAGAAAGTAAAATGAATGATAAAGTAGTCATGACGAAGATTGCAGACCATTTCTACTTGATTAGAGGAGACAATCGGTCCCGCTTTCCCGAAGCAAACTGTGTTCTTGTTGATGATGAGATTTTGACGCTAATCGATGCCGGTGCATCCCTCAACAACATCAAGCAAGGTCTTGCGGTATTAGATTATGCAATCGAAGATCTTGATAGAATAGTTCTCAGCCATTTCCATATCGACCACAAAGGGTATGCCAATCACATTCATGAAATTACGAATTGCGAAGTAATCTGTCACAAACTGGCAGACAAAGGAGTACAAACGTTTGAGGGGATGGTCAATTACTATGGCATAGACGGGCATAGATTCTATGAGGATTGGGCTCGATTCTTGAAACAGAGACTACCCCACGTAACGAGAGAATACAACGTTACCGGCCATTTTACAGACGACACACCTATCAACTGCGGCGAAACACAAATAATACCACTCCATACACCGGGGCATACTATTGATCACACATGCTTTGGGCTTGGCGGCTACGAAAAGTTAATGCTAGTAGATATTGACTTGACTGGTTTTGGACCGTGGTACGGCAACGAAGTAAGTGATGTTGATGAATTCAGAGCATCAATCAGACGTATACGACGAATCAAGCCAAAGATGGTAGTAAGCGGTCACTTACAGAAACCAATCAGTAAAAACATAGAGCACAAACTAAAACTCTACCTCAATAAAATAGATGAGCGCGACAATGAAATATTGAGATTGGTATCGAAGGGTTACGATACAGTTCAGAAACTGGCTAATAGGCCCACAATCTACCCTCGAATACCCAGAGATCTCTTTCTAGTTTTCGAGGAATTCATGTTGCAGAAACATATCGAATCCCTGAAGGCCAAGGGGCTGCTTAGTAGATCTGAAGAGGGGACTCTTCGAGCTGAATCCCCTCAGTAA